The Bacteroidota bacterium genome has a segment encoding these proteins:
- a CDS encoding DUF523 domain-containing protein, with translation MTLEPFPRPRVLVSRCLEFDAVRYNGERIPDRIIRELMPHVEFVPVCPEVEVGMGVPR, from the coding sequence ATGACACTAGAGCCCTTTCCCCGACCCCGCGTTTTGGTGAGCCGATGCCTGGAGTTCGACGCCGTGCGCTACAACGGCGAGCGCATCCCGGATCGGATCATCCGCGAGCTGATGCCGCACGTAGAATTTGTGCCCGTCTGTCCTGAAGTGGAGGTAGGGATGGGCGTGCCACGG